Proteins from a single region of Syngnathus typhle isolate RoL2023-S1 ecotype Sweden linkage group LG10, RoL_Styp_1.0, whole genome shotgun sequence:
- the has1 gene encoding hyaluronan synthase 1: protein MELKPLIRKLASILRAIFTFLFAFVVLSVMIWAYVEGFQLATSSYGIISFGLYGLLLSLHVLVQSFFAFIEQRQMKSRKKPCTFTKTIGFTISAYQEDPAYLKECLNSVRALEYPSELLRIIMVVDGNSDDDRYMMEMFKEVFADQDPACFVWENNYHTWKPTKMQPDETTDEPVFIGEDLQRKEVEHLIQTKKCVCIMQKWGGKREVMYTAFKALGSSVDYIQVCDSDTKLDSLATVELCKVLESDTRYGAVGGDVMILNMKDSYISFMSSLRYWMAFNIERSCQSFFNCVSCISGPLGLYRNDLLQAFLESWYNQKFLGTHCTFGDDRHLTNRMLSMGYATKYTSNSKCYTETPAQFLRWLNQQTRWTKSYFREWLFNAMWWHKHNLWMTYESIVSGVFPFFVTGTIIRLFWTGTLWDILWVLCCIQLIGLVKAAYACILRRDLVMVFMSLYSALYMTSLLPAKYFAIITMNKSSWGTSGRRKIVGNYMPLLPLSVWAVVLLSGLLYTIYRESTENWFSPAKELEIEFLIFGCVVYLCYWLIMMALYWVWFRKACRVRAKSYELNV, encoded by the exons ATGGAGTTGAAACCGCTCATCAGAAAACTGGCCTCAATCCTCCGAGCCATCTTCACATTCCTCTTTGCATTTGTTGTCCTTAGCGTTATGATATGGGCCTACGTTGAAGGTTTCCAGCTGGCCACCTCCAGCTACGGAATCATCTCCTTTGGCTTATACGGCCTCCTGCTCTCGCTTCACGTTCTGGTCCAGAGCTTTTTCGCCTTCATTGAGCAGCGGCAGATGAAGAGCCGCAAAAAACCATGCACTTTCACCAAGACCATTGGCTTCACCATATCAGCCTACCAGGAGGACCCAGCCTACCTCAAAGAGTGCCTCAACTCCGTTCGGGCCCTCGAGTATCCATCTGAGCTGCTGCGCATCATCATGGTGGTGGACGGCAACAGCGACGACGACCGCTACATGATGGAGATGTTCAAAGAGGTGTTTGCCGACCAGGACCCCGCCTGTTTCGTGTGGGAGAACAATTACCACACGTGGAAGCCCACTAAGATGCAGCCCGACGAGACGACCGATGAACCTGTCTTCATAGGAGAGGACCTCCAGCGAAAGGAAGTGGAGCACCTCATTCAGACCAAGAAATGTGTGTGCATCATGCAGAAGTGGGGGGGCAAGCGGGAGGTGATGTACACCGCCTTTAAGGCCCTCGGATCTTCAGTCGACTACATCCAG GTGTGTGACTCGGACACCAAGCTGGACTCCCTGGCCACAGTGGAGCTGTGCAAGGTGCTGGAGAGTGACACCAGGTACGGCGCAGTTGGCGGGGACGTGATGATACTCAACATGAAGGACTCGTACATCAGTTTTATGAGCAGTCTTCGCTACTGGATGGCCTTCAACATTGAGCGGTCTTGTCAGTCCTTCTTCAACTGCGTCTCCTGCATCAGTGGACCCTTGG GGCTCTACAGGAATGATCTCCTTCAGGCATTTCTGGAATCTTGGTACAATCAGAAGTTTTTGGGGACTCACTGCACTTTTGGAGATGACAGACATCTTACCAACCGTATGCTGAGCATGGGATACGCCACAAA ATACACATCCAACTCCAAATGCTACACGGAGACGCCGGCTCAGTTCCTGCGCTGGCTCAACCAGCAAACCCGCTGGACAAAGTCCTACTTCCGCGAGTGGCTCTTCAACGCCATGTGGTGGCACAAGCACAATCTGTGGATGACCTACGAGTCCATCGTCTCGGGGGTATTCCCCTTCTTCGTCACGGGCACCATCATCCGGCTGTTCTGGACGGGCACGCTGTGGGATATCCTGTGGGTGCTGTGTTGCATCCAGCTGATCGGACTGGTGAAAGCAGCGTACGCCTGCATCCTGCGACGGGACCTGGTGATGGTGTTCATGTCCCTCTACTCGGCTTTGTACATGACCAGCCTGCTGCCGGCTAAGTACTTTGCCATTATTACCATGAACAAGAGCAGCTGGGGAACGTCAGGCCGGCGTAAGATTGTGGGCAACTATATGCCCCTGCTGCCACTGTCAGTGTGGGCAGTTGTTTTATTATCAGGACTGCTTTACACAATTTACAGAGAGAGTACAGAGAACTGGTTTTCCCCAGCCAAGGAACTGGAAATTGAATTTCTTATTTTCGGCTGCGTAGTGTACTTGTGTTACTGGTTAATCATGATGGCTTTATACTGGGTGTGGTTCCGCAAGGCATGTAGGGTACGTGCCAAAAGTTACGAGTTGAATGTGTAA
- the spaca6 gene encoding sperm acrosome associated 6, which produces MYALVLCLLFLRVVCDLYDEDEGCSQCLVKLELKTSVCLKAKDVGRCFEKFNVFNSAEVVQASRVEKTHVEPLKAMLATKLKNLDERIEHNDPEFLEKLQSEVDDFIAEASKMPRGFQDGVFNCIPCRLEPCDLPLDCPVQNRSVEEGKPIQMLCEAAFKLPPNTENVWRFADFLRTQEIEMFEDVVEGKDNLFAISSATKDHQGTYQCEVLANEVSVVRIYYFLKVIPPNVKFGHSELEKIFQLSLLPGENLHAASPPPSQQLPSIVLISFCFTSLLLLFCLTLG; this is translated from the exons ATGTACGCATTGGTTTTGTGCCTTTTGTTTCTACGTGTGGTGTGTGACCTTTACGACGAGGACGAGGGCTGCAGCCAATGCTTAGTAAAACTAGAATTGAAAACTAGCGTGTGTCTAAAAGCGAAAGACGTGGGTCGTTGCTTCGAAAAATTCAATGTGTTTAACAGTGCCGAAGTTGTTCAAGCCAGCAGAGTCG agaaaacccacgtggaACCACTGAAGGCGATGTTGGCGACGAAGCTGAAAAACCTGGATGAGAGGATAGAACACAATG ACCCGGAATTTCTAGAAAAGCTGCAGTCAGAAGTAGACGATTTCATCGCTGAAGCCTCCAAAATGCCTCGAG GGTTCCAGGATGGAGTGTTCAACTGTATTCCATGCAGGCTCGAACCCTGCGATCTCCCTCTTGACTGTCcag tcCAAAACAGAAGTGTGGAAGAGGGCAAGCCAATCCAAATGTTGTGCGAAGCCGCGTTTAAATTACCCCCAAACACGGAGAACGTCTGGAGGTTTGCAGATTTT TTGAGGACGCAGGAGATAGAGATGTTTGAAGACGTGGTAGAAGGAAAGGACAATTTATTCGCCATCTCATCGGCTACAAAGGACCATCAGGGCACCTACCAGTGTGAGGTCCTCGCCAATGAAGTATCTGTCGTCAGGATTTACTACTTTCTCAAAG TGATTCCCCCAAATGTGAAATTTGGTCACTCCGAGCTGGAGAAGATATTTCAGCTGTCTCTGCTGCCTGGAGAGAATTTACATGCTGCGTCACCTCCCCCCTCTCAGCAACTCCCATCAATTGTGCTAATCAGCTTCTGCTTTACATCTTTGCTGCTCCTCTTCTGTCTCACCTTGGGGTAA